The nucleotide window TATCAACTAAGAAATGAAATAGGTTTTGATTTTATAAAAGATAGAAAAAATGAATTAAAAGAGTATTTTATAAGTGAATTAAAAAATATACCAAATTGTGTAATCTATGGAAATCAAGAAGTTGAAAATATAGGAATTATTTCTTTTAATATAAAAGGTTTAAGTCCTTATGATTTATGTAACAATTTGTCTTCAACTGATAATTTTCAAACTAGAGCTGGATGTTCATGTGCTGGACCTTATGGTCATGATTTACTTGGGATAAAAGAACTTGATATAAATAATCGTCCAGGATGGGTTAGAATTTCTATTCATTTTTCACAAACAAAAGAAGATATTAAAAATTTAATTGTGAGTATTAAAAAAATTGCAAATTAAACAAACTCTAAACACTCTATTTAAAATTCATTAACTAAGAAAGCATACAATCCAAAATGAGTTTTATAATATTTTTTTCAGTTTTTATGATTGTTTTTGCTTTTCAAACATTGATAATAAAAAAACGTCTTATAAATAAACTAGATTTTAATTATAAGACTAGAAAATATCTTAGCTTATTTTTATATCTAACATTTTTTGGGGTACTTATGTATCCAATAGCTAGATATTTTCCCTTAGTGCCCAACTGGCTCTATTTTCTCCTTTCTTTACCAATTGGGGTGATTTTTTTAACATTTATTATTACTTTATTTCATGAAATCATCTCTCTTGGAATTTCAAAAACAAAATATACTAAAAATCGACGAGAATTTTTTAAAAAAGGTTTAGATATAGGTATTATTTCAGCTGTAATTGCAACAAATGCAAAAGCTATGGATAATGCAAGACATATCGAAATTGAAGTAGTTGATGTTAAGATAAATAATTTAAATAAACCTTATACTATTTTACAACTAAGTGATATTCACATTGGTGGATTAATTACAAAAGATTTTATAAAAAATCTTGTAAAAAAAGTAAATATTCTAAATCCTGATGTTGTTGTAATAACTGGTGATTTAGTTGATACAAAACTTGAATATGCAAAACCTGCTTTGGATGAATTAAAAAATATAAACTCTAAATATGGAACATATTTTATTGTAGGGAATCACGAATATTTTCATGGTGTAAAACCAATTATTAATTATGTAAATTCATTAGGAATTAAAACTTTAGAAAATGAAAATATTTATATAGGGGAAAAAGATAAAGGTTTTTATCTTTGTGGAGTTTATGATAGATTTGGTGAAAGATATGGCTCTTACAAACCAAATATAACTCAAGCTTTAAAAAATAGTGAAGATAAACCAACTATTCTTTTAGCCCATCAACCAAAATATTTAGAAGAAATAGAAACAAAAGGTATAGATTTAGTTCTTTGTGGACACACACATGGTGGACAAATTTTTCCATTTAATTTTTTAGTAAAACTTCAACAACCTTATGTAAAAGGTTTACATCAACACAATGAAACTACACAAGTTTATGTTAATAAAGGTACAGGATTTTGGGGACCACCTATGAGATTAGGGGCTTCAAGTGAGATAACTATTTTAAAGTTATCTTAATAAATTTTTTTTATTTATGAAATAAAAAAAATGAACTTAAAATAGATATAGTATAAATACTCATTAAAATAATATAATCAATCTTATTTGTTTTATTCTTATTCATTTAAATCTCCTTTTTTAAGAAGGAGTAAACTCCTTCTTTTTATTTAACTGTTATTGTTTTTTTAGTAGTTTCATCTTTAAGTTTTGGGATAATTACCTCTAAAACTCCATTTTCACTACTTGCTTCAATATTTTCAATATCTGCATTATCTGGAAGAGTAAAACTTCTTGAAAATTTTCCAAAATATGTCTCTACTTTGTAGTAATCTTCTTCTTTTACTTCATCTTTGATTTTTCTCTCACCACTGATCGTTAAAATACCCTTGTTTATGTCTACTTTTATATCTTCTTTTTTTACACCAGGTAAATCAATATCGACGTGATAAGCAAACTCCCCTTCCCTTGTGTTCACTACAGGGACGAAAGCATTTACACCTTCACTATTAGTTTGATTATATAAATTTTTTTCAATTTCTCTTATTTGTTTAAAAGGATCAAATTTTGTTAAAAGCATTTCTAACTCCTTAAAAATTTTTAATCTTGATAGTATTTATATCAAGTCTTGGAATATTAACATATTTTTTAGCACTTGTCAATACTAATTGCTAATTTTAGAAATATACTCGTTATTATTGTATTTATATTTATCACTTCTTTACTTAGTATGCTAATTTATACAGTACATCACTTTATATACAATATTTAATTTTTATTATTTGCTTATTTCTGTATAATGATTTTTATCAAAATAAAAGGATTCAAAATGTCTTTAAAAGTAGTAATTTCTCATAAAACTCACTACAAATACGATAGAAAGATTTCATTATCTCCACATATAATTAGATTAAGACCGGCTCCTCATAGTAGAACTCCAATTGAAGCTTATTCATTGAAAATCAAGCCAGAAAATCACTTCTTAAATTGGCAACAAGATCCATTTGGAAACTATTTAGCAAGATTGGTTTTTCCTGAAAAAACTGATGAATTTTGTATTGATGTAGAAATCATAGCTGATATGATTACTATTAATCCTTTTGATTTTTTTGTTGAAGATAGTGCAAAAAATTACCCATTTGAATATAAAAAAGATTTAAAAAAAGAGTTAAAACCTTATTTAAAAATTGAAGAAAAGAATAAAATATTAAAAGATTTTATAAATAGTATTGATAAAAAAGAAAAACCTATTATTGATTTTCTAGTCGAAGTAAATCAAAAAATAAATCAACACCTAAACTACACTGTAAGACTTGAACCAGGTGTTCAAACTTGTAAAACAACACTAGAAAAGAAACTTGGAAGTTGTAGAGATTTTGCTTGGTTGTTTGTTCAAGTATTACGACATCTTGGACTTGCTAGCCGTTTTGTATCTGGATATTTAGTTCAATTAACAGCCGATGTTAAATCATTAGATGGTCCAAGTGGTCCTGAAGCTGACTTTACAGATTTACATGCTTGGACAGAAGTCTATGTTCCAGGAGCAGGATGGATTGGGCTTGATAGTACAAGCGGACTTTTTGCAGGAGAAGGTCATATTCCACTTGCTTGTACACCACATTATAACTCTGCTCACGCTATTGAAGGATTTAGTGATAAATGTGAAACTAAGTTTGATTACGAAAATAAAGTAACAAGAATTTTTGAATCACCAAGAGTTACAAAACCATACAAAGAAGAACAATGGGATGCTATTTATAACTTAGGTTTTAAAGTTGATGAAGATTTAGTTAAAAATGATGTTCGTTTAACTATGGGAGGAGAACCTACTTTTGTATCTATTGATGATATGGAATCTGCTCAATGGAATAGTGAAGCAGATGGTGAACATAAAAGAGAATTAGCAAATAATCTTGCAAGAAGATTACTTGAAACAAATACAAATGGTGGACTACTTCATCACGCTCAAGGAAAATGGTACCCAGGAGAACCACTTCCTAGATGGCAAACAACTATCTTTTGGAGAAAAGATGATAAACCTATTTGGAAGAATCCAGATTTATTAGCTGATATGAATAAAAGCTATTCGTATACGACAGCTGATGCAAAAGAGTTTATTTCAACACTTTCTTTGATTTTAGGTATAAGTGATGAAAATGTAATTCCAGCTTTTGAAGACCCAATTTATTATATTATGAAAGAAGCAGAACTTCCTATTGATATTGACCCTTTAAAATATGATTTAAAAGATCCTTTAGAGCGAAAAACTATTGCTCAAAAGTTAACTCAAGGATTAAATAGTGAAGTAGGATATGTTCTACCTATTAATTTTGGAACAACAAAATGGATTACATCAAAATGGGAATTTAGACGTGGTCATCTATTTCTAAGTGCAGGAAATTCGCCAATAGGATTTAGACTTCCTTTAGAATCATTAATCGTAAAACCACAAGTTGAATTAGAGCAAGATTTTCAACCAGATTTATTTGCCTCATATCCTGCGCTTGGTGATTATATAAGTGCAGTTGAAAAACGTGCTAAAAAAATGAGTAAAAAAACTACTCTTAAAAATAAATATACAGCTTTTGTTAGAACAGCATTAAGTATTGAGATAAGAGATAACAAACTTTGTATTTTCCTTCCTCCAATTGAAAAAACTGAAGTATTTTTAGACTTAATTGCTTCTATTGAAGAAACAGCTACTAGATTAAATATGGCTGTTATAATTGAAGGATATGAACCTCCTTATGATTTAAGAACAGATAGAATAAAAGTTACTCCAGACCCAGGTGTTATTGAAGTAAATATTCAACCAACAAGCTCATGGAAAGAGTTAAGTGATAATATTTTAAGTCTTTATGAAGATGCTAGAGTTTGTCGTCTTGGAACTGAAAAATTTATGATAGATGGTAGACACACAGGAACTGGTGGGGGAAACCATGTAACTATTGGAGCTATGGAGCCTAGCGATTCGCCACTATTAAGAAATCCTAATTTATTACGAAGTTTAATTACTTTCTGGCAACATCACCCTGGACTTTCATATCTATTTAGTGGAGCATTCATAGGTCCTACTTCACAAGCTCCAAGAGTTGATGAAGGAAGAGTTGAGAATCTTTATGAATTAGAAATTGCCTTTTCTCAAATACCTGAAAGTGGAGATGTTCCTTATTGGCTAACAGATAGATTATTTAGACATATGTTAACAGATATTACAGGAAATACACATAGAAGTGAGTTTTGTATAGATAAACTATACTCACCAGATACTGCAAGTGGAAGACTTGGAATTTTAGAATTACGTGCTTTTGATATGCCACCTCATTCACAAATGGCACTTTTACAAATGTTATTAGTTCGAGCTTTAGTTTCATGCTTTTGGAAAAGACCATATAAACATAATCTTATTCGTTGGGGAACAAGACTTCACGATAAATTCTTACTAGAGCACTATGTAAGAGAGGATTTAAAAAGTGTAGTTGAGTATCTAAATGATGAAGGATATGAATTTAAATTAGACTGGTTTGATCCATTTTTTGAGTTTAGATTCCCATTATATGGTATGACAACCATTGAAGGAATGCATGTTGAAATAAGAGCTGCTATTGAGCCTTGGAATGTTTTAGGAGAAGAATCTGGAAGTCAAGGAACAGCAAGATATGTTGATTCATCACTTGAAAGACTACAAATTAAAATCCAAGATTTCAATGAAGAAAGATATGTCATAAGTTGTAATGGAGTTCAAGTTCCTCTTAGTAAAACAAATGTTGAAGGAGAATATGTAAGTGGTGTTAGATATAAAGCTTGGCAACCTTGGTCGGCCTTGCATCCAACCATTAAAGTTGATACACCTTTAACTTTTGATATAATAGACAAATGGAATACAAGATCAATTGGTGGATTTAACTATTTTGTTTCACATCCTGGTGGAAGAAGTTATGATACATTCCCTGTAAATTCTTATGAAGCTGAATCAAGAAGAATAAATAGATATTGGGACTTTAACCATTCACAAGGAGAAGTAACTCCAATTGAACCTAAAATTACTGGTGAAGCAAACTCTGTTTTTGCAGTTGAAGCATCAAGAGTTATGACAAGTAAAACTGGAAGTAAAAAACTATACTTCCATGAAATGCCAAAAAATAAAGAGTATCCTCATACATTAGATTTAAGACAAAGGTGGATGAAAAATTAGATGTCAATTTTTGATAGTTGTAGGTTAGAATCATCATTTGATGAAATGTTTGATAATGAATGTAATATTAGACCTCACTGGAAAGATATTATAGCTGGACTTGAAAATGCTGGAATCAAACAATTAGAACAAAAACAACTAGAAATTGATTGGCGACTTGAAGATAATGGAGTTACTTACAATATCTATAATGATCCAGAAGGAAATAATAGAAGATGGAATCTTGATCCTATTCCTTTAGTTATAACTTCACAAGAATGGGAAGAGGTTTCAAAAGGTTTAAAACAAAGGGCAAAACTTCTAAATCTTATTTTTAAAGATTTATATACTGAACAAAAACTTATAAAAGAAGGAATTATCCCTGCTGAAATAGTTTTCGGTCACAAAAGTTTTATTCCTGAAGTTTTTAATTTTCATAATCAAGACTACTATTCTCTAAGATTTTATGCAAGTGATATAAGTAGAGGCCCAGATGGTAAATTTTGGGTTATTAATGATAGAACTCAATCCCCATCAGGTCTTGGATATGCTATAGAAAATCGTCTTACTATGAACTCTATTTCAAATGATTTATATCCAAATGTTGAAATAAAAAAAATGGCTAAATTTATAGAAGGTTATAAAGATATGCTTAAATCTTTATCTTCTTCAAATCAAGATAATCCTTTAATTGTACTTTTAACTCCTGGACCATTAAATGAGACTTATTTTGAACACTCTTATCTTAGTTCATATTTAGATTTAACTTTAGTTCAAGGAGAAGATTTACTTGTAAAAAACAATCACCTTTGGCTAAAAAGTCTAAAAGGATTAAGACGTGTTGATACTTTAATAAGAAGAGTTGATGCCCAATATTGTGACCCACTTGAATTAAAAAACAATTCTCAATTAGGTGTTGCAGGTCTTGTAAATGTTGTTAGAGAAGATAACTTATCTATGATTAATCCAATTGGAGTTGGAATACTTGAAAATATTGGATTAAATCCTTTTATGAAAAATATTGCAAAATTTTTATTAGATGAAGAATTAATTCTTCCTCAAATTGCCACTTGGTGGTGTGGACAAAAAAAAGAACTTGACTTTGTACTTGCAAATCTGAAGAATCTAATAATAAAAAAGATTGATAGAACTGATAATATCGAAGTATATTTCGCAAATAAACTTGATGAAAAACAACTTCTTGATTTAACAGAAAAGATAAAAAAAGCACCTCATTATTATGTAGGTCAAGAAATCATAGATTTTTCAACTACACCCTCTTTTTCAAAAGGAAAAGTTGAGCCTAGAAATACTGTAATTAGATCTTTTTCCTATCTACAAGGAGAGGATTATAATGTCTTACAAGGTGGTTTAATTCGTGTTTCTCCCTCTAAAGATTCATTAGTTGTTTCTAATCAAAAAGGAGGAGCTAGTAAAGATTTATGGATTTTAGGAAAAGATGAAGAATATGTAGGAAATAATATATTTAAAAATAGAGCTTTTTTTGATTCTAGGCTTGAAAATATCTCTACAAAAAGAGCTGAAAATCTCTTTTGGATGGGAAGATATTTAAGTAGAGCTATTACAACAGCAAGAATGATTAGATTTAATTTAAAATCTATGTTAAATATCAACAGATATGATGATAACATAAGTTCAAAACAAACAACAAAGATTTTAAATAGAGCATTAACTCATCTTACAATGTGTTATCCAGGATTTTTAGATGAAAAATTAAAACAACCTCTTACAGAAATAATTTCACTAATAAAAGATAAAAATAGAGTTGGAAGTCTCTCTTTTTCTCTTAGTTTACTCTCAAATTTAAATGCTAGTGTAAAAAATCTTCTAACAATGGAAGCATGGAGAATCTACGAAAAACTCCAAAAAGAGTGGAATAGTTATAATAAAAGAGAAGTAATTTCATATAAAGACCATATAAATGAACTTGATAAACTTTTGATTTATTTAATGGCTTACAAAGAATTGATTGATGAAAGTATATTTAAAGAGCAAGGTTTAATTTTATATGACATAGGATGTAAAATAGAGATTTCTCAATTGCTTATTTCTAAATTACGTTCTTTACTCACTTTAAAGCTTGATAAACTTTTAGAATATGATGTTTTGGATTCTATGCTTAACTCTTATGAAAGTTATAACTCTTATAGAGCTTATTATAAATCATCTTTAGATTTAAAAAATGTATTAGATTTTTTATTATTCAACAAAAAATATCCAAAATCTCTGATTTACATAATAACTCAGTTGTTAGAAGATTTAAAAGAGTTACCAAAAAATATTGATAATTCAAGATTAAGCAACTTTGAAGAGCCTATATTTAAAGTCTTTTCTATGTTAACACTTGCAAATACAAATAAACTTTTAGAAACAAAAGAAGATGAATACATCTACAAAGAGCTTGAAAGTTTTCTTTCTGTAATTTCTGATTTACTAAGTCAAACTTCAGAAGAATTAACAAAAACTTATTTTTCACACTACAACGAGTAATTTAATGATTTATGAAATATATCACGAAACAAAATTTGATTATGCTGCAATTGTAACTTTTAGCCATAATATAGCTAGACTAAAACCCAAAGACATAAATACTCAAAGACTTTTAGAATATTCTTTACATATTGAGCCAACACCTTATGAAACAAATGAATTTATTGATTATTTTGGGAATACAAATAATTTTATGCTAATAAGAGAATCACATAGAACTTTAAAAGTAATTGCAAAATCAAAAGTTGAAAGATTAGAAGAAGAGATAAATAAAGAAATTGAAACTCTTAAAAATATTTCAATTACAGTAAAAGAAGCAAAAGCTAGATTAAATAAATATTATAAAGATGATGTATTAGCAAAACTATTTTTATTTGAAACAGAATCTATTCCCATGCCATCAATTCAAATAAAAGATTATATTTTAGAATCATTTAGTGATGATAGAAATTTATTTGAAGCTACAAATGAATTTATGGGAAGAATCTTTAATGATTTTGATTTCGTTTCTGGTTTTACAGATATTACAACTCCTATTGAAGTAGTTTTCAAAGAGAAAAAAGGTGTATGTCAAGATTTTGCTCAATTTGCTATTTCAGCGTTAAGAAGTATTGGAATACCAACAAGATATGTAAGTGGTTATATTCAAACTATTCCACCAGAAGGAAAAGAAAAACTTTTTGGTGCAGATGCTTCTCATGCTTGGTTTTCTATATATATTCCTACTTTTGGTTGGGCAGATTTTGATCCAACAAATAATAAAATCCCAAATGAAGAGTATATTATCCTTGGATATGGAAGAGATTATTTAGATATTTCACCTTTAAAAGGTGTTGTTCAAAGTAGTGGAGGAAGTACCTTAAAAGTGAAAGTAAATGTTGAGGCTATAAAAGAGAAGAAGGAAGTTTAAAAACTTTCCCACTCATCATCATTTGATTTTGTTGATGATACTACTTTTGTCTCTTTTCTAGTTGAAGTTGTTTCTTGTTGTTTTGATGTTGATTTTTTTGCAACAACAAAATTCTCTTTTTTAGCTGTATTGAGATTCATATCCTTAGCTTTAACCTCATTTTTACCATTAAACTCTTTTTCATTTGCATTACTTACAACTAATTTCGCTATTTGGTCTGTTATTACTGCTACATCATGTGTTTGACTTGCCACCATCGCATTTTGTTGTGTTTGTTGGTCTAACTGGGTTACTGCATCATTTATTTGCTCTATTCCTAACAATTGCTCTTTTGAGGCATTTTGTATATCAGAGATTAGATTTATTGTATGTTGGATGTTTTCATTTAATTGTTTATATCCATCTATCATATGTCCTGCTATTTGTTTCCCTTGATCTGCTTTACTTGTTGCATTTTCTACTATTGCTTTTATCTCTTTTGCAGCTTCTGCCGATCTTGATGCTAGGTTTCTCACTTCTGCTGCTACAACTGCAAATCCTTTTCCTGCTTCACCTGCTGTTGCTGCTTCTACTGCTGCATTAAGTGAAAGTATATTTGTTTGGAATGCTATTTGATCAATTACAGTTATTGCTTCATTGATTAGATTTACTTGATTATTTATTTCATCCATTGACTGAGTTGTTTGGTTTGCAAGTTTTTCTCCATCATTTGCTGATTTTGTTACTTGATTTGAAAGCATTGCCATTTTTGCAATATTCTCTGTATTATTTCTTACATTACTTGTTATCTCTTCTATTGCTGCTGCTGTCTCTTCTAAAGACGCTGCTGCTTCATTTGAACTTAGATTTAATTTATCTACATTTATAAGTAATATATCTGAACTTGCATCTAATGTTAATCCATTTGTTTTATTATCTATTAACATTTGTGTAATTGAATCTTGTAGGGTATTAATTCCTACTACTAATCTTTCAAACACTCCACCTTTTTCATCATTTGGATGCATTTTTAAAGCTTTTCTATAATCAAGTTTTGAGTACTCTTCTAAGATTTCATCTACTTCTTCAAATCTTTTTCTAGTACTTTCAATCATTTTATTTACATTATCTCTAAACTCTTCTAAAGAGGCATTTGAAGTTGATTTTTCTATAAACTGACCATACCAACCATTATTAACTCTAGTCATTACAACTTTAGCATCTTCTATTAGAGCTGTATCTTGATTAATAGTTTTTTCAATTTGTTTAATATTATCATTAACAAATTTAGCCATTTCCCCAAATTCATCTTTTGAAGAATCATCTAATAATGAAATATCTTTTGAGCTTCTATTTAGATATGAAAAAAATGATATTAATCCTATTTTGAAGTTGTCTAAAGAAGTTATAACTATTTTTGAAATTATTAGTGAAATCAAAATAAAACTTATTATAGCAACTATAGCTAATGCAATTAAAATATTATTTAGAGAATTATGTGCTTCTTGTTTTAGATCTAAAGCACTTTTATTTATTTCTCTAATCTTAACTTCTAAGATTTCACCAGATTTTACCATATCATTAAGAGTTGCTTTTAAAGACTCTGTTTCTTCTTTATCTTTACTATAATCTTTTGAGAATGCTTCAAAATCTTCCATATAGTTTTTAGAAGATTCAATTATTTCATCACATAAGATTTTGTTTCTTTCAACAGAAACAGCCTCTTTTAAATCTAAAACTTTTTTATCTAATGCACTGAAATTATCTCTAACTTTTTGAATATTTTCTGCATTTTGATTTCTTAAAAATTGATATACTGATATTCTTCCTTTTAAAAGGTCTTGTACAAAACCTTCTGTTTCTAGTGCAACTTCATTTCTTTTTTCAGCTAAATTACTATAATTTAAATAGATTAATACTGATACAAAAACAATAACTACAAACATAAAAGGAAACAATAAAAGTTTCATTTTTGTATTTAAGTTCTTTAACATAAGTTTTCCTTATTTACAAGTTATTTACTATCGCGTACTTTACTAAATAATTTATTACATAAGACTTACATAATTAGATTAATCTATCCATTTTATGGAGTATATTCTTTATATTATATTTATAAATAATCTTATAATGAAGTTTTATATTCCTGCCCCATCTTCAAATGTTCTTAAAGTTCTTGGACGAATACCTACAAGATTTCCTTTTTGAATATTTTTCTCTTTAAACTCAGAGTGTGATATCTCAACCATCAAAGTTTTTGTTTCATCATTTAGATGACTTAAATCTATTTTCACAAAAGAACCTGCAAGTTGAATATACTTTACCTTTGCTTGTAAAATTGCTTCTTTATCATTTACTGAAATTATTTCTAACTCATGGGGTCTAATCAAATATTTATTATCTGAGCTATCTTCAAGATTTAACTTTCCATCATCAACTCGCCCATGAAATAGATTTACATTTCCTAAAAAGTTTATTACAAACTCATTTTTTGGATTGTGAAATACCTCTTCAGGAGTTCCAACTTGCTCTATTTTTCCTGTACTGATTACTACTATTCTATTTGCAACTTCAAGTGCTTCTTCTTGGTCATGTGTTACTAAAATAGTTGTAATTCCAAGTTCTTCTTGAAGCTCTTTTAACCATCTTCTTAAATCAGTTCGCACTTTTGCATCAAGCGCACCAAAAGGTTCATCTAAAAGTAAAACTTTTGGTTCAACAGCAAGTGCACGTGCTAGTGCAACTCTTTGTCGCTGACCACCAGACAATTGCCAAGGGAAACGAGAAGCAAAACCATCAAGTTGAATAAGTTTTAAAAGTTTATTTACTTTTTCTTCAATCTCTTTATTTGAAAGTTTTTGTTTTTTAGGTTTTACTCTAAGTCCAAAAGCGATGTTTTCAAAAACTGTCATATGACGAAACAAGGCATAATGTTGAAAAACAAACCCGATATCTCGTCCACCAATATCTTTTTTTGCAACATTTATACCATTAAATAAAATTTCTCCACTATCTTTATCATCAACTGTTTCAAGTCCAGCAATCATTCTTAAAAGAGTTGTTTTCCCACTTCCTGATGGTCCTAAAAGTGCCAATAATTCACCATCAACAATATCTAAATTTATATTTTCGAGTGCTACAAAATTTCCAAAGTTTTTTGTTAAATTTTTTACTTCAATCTTCATATTTTTTCCTATAAATTATTCTTCGTTTTCTAATTTTTTTGCTCTTTTTTGTACTTTCCACTCTAAAATATATTTTAAAACAAGAGTTAATAAGGCCAAAATTGCTAAAAGTGTTGAAACTGCAAAAGCTGCTACAAAGTTATATTCGTTATATAAAATCTCAACTTGCAAAGGCATCGTATTTGTCACCCCTTGAATATGTCCTGAAACAACTGAAACTGCTCCAAATTCTCCCATTGCTCTTGCATTACATAAAATAACTCCATATAAAAGTCCCCATTTTATATTTGGTAAAGTAACTTTTAAAAATGTTTGAAAACCACTTGCTCCAAGTAAAAGTGCAGCTTGTTCTTCATCATTTCCCATCTCTTGCATCAAAGGAATTAACTCTCTTGCAACAAATGGAAAAGTTACAAATATAGTTGCTAATACAATTCCAGGAACTGCAAAAATAATCTGTACATCATTTTCAATCAGCCAAGAACCAAACCAACCTTGAGCTCCAAACAATAAAACATAGACAAATCCTGAAATTACAGGACTTACAGCAAAAGGTAAATCAATCAAAGTTATCAAAAAACTTTTCCCAAAAAAAGAGTATTTCGCTATTGCCCAAGAAGCTGCAAGCCCAAAAACTAAATTTAAAGGAACAGCAATAATTGCAGTTATAAATGTGAGTTTAATTGCACTTAAAACATACTCATCTTCAAAACTTAAAAAATATGCTTCAACTCCTTTTCTAAAAGCTTCTGCAAATATTGTAATCAAAGGAACTACCAACATAACAGCTAAAAATGCTATCGCTGTTGTTATTAGTAAATATTTAACTACTTTTGATTCACCTTGTGAACTTTTTGAATTATTAAAAGTTTTCATATAGCCTCCATTCCTCTTCTTCTTGAGCTCCATCTTTGAAGAATATTTATTAAAAGTAACATTACAAAAGAGATTAATAACATTACAACCGCAATCGCTGTTGCTCCTGCATAATCATATTGTTCAAGTTTTGTAATAATCAAAAGTGTACTAATCTCTGTTTTCATTGGCATATTTCCAGCTATAAAAACAACTGAACCATATTCACCTAAAGCTCTTGCAAAAGATAAAGCAAATCCAGTTAAAAGTGCTGGAAAAATAGTAGGAAGTATCACTTTATAAAATGTTTGCCATC belongs to Arcobacter defluvii and includes:
- a CDS encoding DUF2126 domain-containing protein produces the protein MSLKVVISHKTHYKYDRKISLSPHIIRLRPAPHSRTPIEAYSLKIKPENHFLNWQQDPFGNYLARLVFPEKTDEFCIDVEIIADMITINPFDFFVEDSAKNYPFEYKKDLKKELKPYLKIEEKNKILKDFINSIDKKEKPIIDFLVEVNQKINQHLNYTVRLEPGVQTCKTTLEKKLGSCRDFAWLFVQVLRHLGLASRFVSGYLVQLTADVKSLDGPSGPEADFTDLHAWTEVYVPGAGWIGLDSTSGLFAGEGHIPLACTPHYNSAHAIEGFSDKCETKFDYENKVTRIFESPRVTKPYKEEQWDAIYNLGFKVDEDLVKNDVRLTMGGEPTFVSIDDMESAQWNSEADGEHKRELANNLARRLLETNTNGGLLHHAQGKWYPGEPLPRWQTTIFWRKDDKPIWKNPDLLADMNKSYSYTTADAKEFISTLSLILGISDENVIPAFEDPIYYIMKEAELPIDIDPLKYDLKDPLERKTIAQKLTQGLNSEVGYVLPINFGTTKWITSKWEFRRGHLFLSAGNSPIGFRLPLESLIVKPQVELEQDFQPDLFASYPALGDYISAVEKRAKKMSKKTTLKNKYTAFVRTALSIEIRDNKLCIFLPPIEKTEVFLDLIASIEETATRLNMAVIIEGYEPPYDLRTDRIKVTPDPGVIEVNIQPTSSWKELSDNILSLYEDARVCRLGTEKFMIDGRHTGTGGGNHVTIGAMEPSDSPLLRNPNLLRSLITFWQHHPGLSYLFSGAFIGPTSQAPRVDEGRVENLYELEIAFSQIPESGDVPYWLTDRLFRHMLTDITGNTHRSEFCIDKLYSPDTASGRLGILELRAFDMPPHSQMALLQMLLVRALVSCFWKRPYKHNLIRWGTRLHDKFLLEHYVREDLKSVVEYLNDEGYEFKLDWFDPFFEFRFPLYGMTTIEGMHVEIRAAIEPWNVLGEESGSQGTARYVDSSLERLQIKIQDFNEERYVISCNGVQVPLSKTNVEGEYVSGVRYKAWQPWSALHPTIKVDTPLTFDIIDKWNTRSIGGFNYFVSHPGGRSYDTFPVNSYEAESRRINRYWDFNHSQGEVTPIEPKITGEANSVFAVEASRVMTSKTGSKKLYFHEMPKNKEYPHTLDLRQRWMKN
- a CDS encoding circularly permuted type 2 ATP-grasp protein, whose protein sequence is MSIFDSCRLESSFDEMFDNECNIRPHWKDIIAGLENAGIKQLEQKQLEIDWRLEDNGVTYNIYNDPEGNNRRWNLDPIPLVITSQEWEEVSKGLKQRAKLLNLIFKDLYTEQKLIKEGIIPAEIVFGHKSFIPEVFNFHNQDYYSLRFYASDISRGPDGKFWVINDRTQSPSGLGYAIENRLTMNSISNDLYPNVEIKKMAKFIEGYKDMLKSLSSSNQDNPLIVLLTPGPLNETYFEHSYLSSYLDLTLVQGEDLLVKNNHLWLKSLKGLRRVDTLIRRVDAQYCDPLELKNNSQLGVAGLVNVVREDNLSMINPIGVGILENIGLNPFMKNIAKFLLDEELILPQIATWWCGQKKELDFVLANLKNLIIKKIDRTDNIEVYFANKLDEKQLLDLTEKIKKAPHYYVGQEIIDFSTTPSFSKGKVEPRNTVIRSFSYLQGEDYNVLQGGLIRVSPSKDSLVVSNQKGGASKDLWILGKDEEYVGNNIFKNRAFFDSRLENISTKRAENLFWMGRYLSRAITTARMIRFNLKSMLNINRYDDNISSKQTTKILNRALTHLTMCYPGFLDEKLKQPLTEIISLIKDKNRVGSLSFSLSLLSNLNASVKNLLTMEAWRIYEKLQKEWNSYNKREVISYKDHINELDKLLIYLMAYKELIDESIFKEQGLILYDIGCKIEISQLLISKLRSLLTLKLDKLLEYDVLDSMLNSYESYNSYRAYYKSSLDLKNVLDFLLFNKKYPKSLIYIITQLLEDLKELPKNIDNSRLSNFEEPIFKVFSMLTLANTNKLLETKEDEYIYKELESFLSVISDLLSQTSEELTKTYFSHYNE
- a CDS encoding metallophosphoesterase gives rise to the protein MIFLTFIITLFHEIISLGISKTKYTKNRREFFKKGLDIGIISAVIATNAKAMDNARHIEIEVVDVKINNLNKPYTILQLSDIHIGGLITKDFIKNLVKKVNILNPDVVVITGDLVDTKLEYAKPALDELKNINSKYGTYFIVGNHEYFHGVKPIINYVNSLGIKTLENENIYIGEKDKGFYLCGVYDRFGERYGSYKPNITQALKNSEDKPTILLAHQPKYLEEIETKGIDLVLCGHTHGGQIFPFNFLVKLQQPYVKGLHQHNETTQVYVNKGTGFWGPPMRLGASSEITILKLS
- a CDS encoding Hsp20/alpha crystallin family protein, producing MLLTKFDPFKQIREIEKNLYNQTNSEGVNAFVPVVNTREGEFAYHVDIDLPGVKKEDIKVDINKGILTISGERKIKDEVKEEDYYKVETYFGKFSRSFTLPDNADIENIEASSENGVLEVIIPKLKDETTKKTITVK